A stretch of the Sulfurimonas sp. HSL3-1 genome encodes the following:
- a CDS encoding class III extradiol ring-cleavage dioxygenase: MALNDSKHMRVLYLSHGGGPMPLLGDRGHDEMVITLKRIAAMIAKPSAIIVVSAHWETITPTITHGSTPELIYDYYGFPDEAYDITYPAPGAPALADELHWSLQQHGIESILDDDRGFDHGLFVPLKIMYPDADIPCIQLSLVKGLEPAAHLHMGEALASLSHDNILVIGSGFSFHNMNAFFTPSRERTDKNDAFKRWLIKTCSDKALIESERSERLINWEHAPYARYCHPRAEHLLPLHVCYGATGRACDSVFEAEILGVSSAMFLWS; the protein is encoded by the coding sequence ATGGCCCTAAATGACTCCAAGCATATGCGTGTCCTCTACCTCTCCCACGGCGGTGGGCCGATGCCGCTGCTGGGAGACAGGGGTCACGACGAGATGGTAATCACCCTGAAGCGGATCGCTGCGATGATCGCAAAACCCTCGGCCATCATTGTCGTCAGCGCCCATTGGGAAACAATCACCCCGACGATCACCCATGGCAGCACACCGGAGCTCATCTACGACTACTACGGATTCCCCGACGAAGCCTACGACATCACCTACCCCGCTCCCGGTGCGCCGGCCCTGGCGGATGAGCTGCACTGGAGCCTCCAACAGCACGGGATCGAATCGATCCTGGACGACGATCGCGGCTTCGACCACGGGCTGTTCGTCCCCCTCAAGATCATGTATCCCGATGCGGACATTCCCTGCATACAGCTCTCGCTCGTCAAGGGCCTGGAGCCGGCCGCGCATCTGCACATGGGCGAGGCGCTGGCATCGCTCTCGCACGACAACATCCTCGTGATCGGCTCGGGCTTCTCTTTTCACAATATGAACGCCTTCTTTACACCCTCCCGGGAACGTACGGATAAGAACGACGCCTTCAAGCGCTGGCTCATCAAGACCTGTTCGGACAAAGCGCTGATCGAGAGCGAACGCAGCGAACGGCTGATCAACTGGGAGCATGCCCCCTACGCCAGATACTGCCACCCCAGGGCGGAACATCTCCTGCCGCTGCATGTCTGTTACGGCGCGACGGGACGAGCCTGCGACAGCGTTTTCGAGGCGGAGATACTCGGCGTCTCTTCGGCGATGTTTCTGTGGTCTTGA
- the atzF gene encoding allophanate hydrolase has translation MTISQLLNDYKNGTTTPRDVMANIRAQIAEHAENPIFIHALSEAELEPYLQRLEGVSPDALPLYGIPFAIKDNIDLAGIPTTAACPAFSYIPEASAFVVAQLIEAGAIPVGKTNLDQFATGLVGTRSPYGACRNSIDPAYISGGSSSGSAISVALEMAAFSLGTDTAGSGRVPAAFNNLVGVKPSKGVLSTSGVVPACRSLDCVSIFALNTEDAKAVFDIACAFDAADPYSRKMPKTGGTAEKTMRFAVPLPSQLKFFGDSEAEALFNAAVARFESMGYTAVETDFSPMLDAANLLYSGPWVAERYIATKQIMDETPEQVLDVTRSIIEQGRDKSAEAYFNAEYRLKAYKRHSEQMLEGTDFALTPTTGTIYTIEAVNADPVQLNTNLGYYTNFMNLLDFAAYAVPAGFRPNGLPFGVTLFGDAFEDRRLMDVGEAFVAEAPRG, from the coding sequence ATGACGATTTCACAACTTTTGAACGACTATAAAAACGGGACAACAACACCGCGCGACGTCATGGCGAATATCCGTGCGCAGATCGCGGAACATGCGGAAAACCCTATTTTCATCCACGCGCTGAGCGAAGCGGAACTTGAACCGTACCTGCAGCGTCTCGAAGGGGTAAGCCCCGATGCCCTGCCGCTCTACGGCATCCCTTTTGCGATCAAGGACAATATCGACCTCGCCGGTATCCCGACGACGGCCGCCTGTCCGGCATTCAGCTACATTCCGGAAGCCTCCGCTTTCGTCGTCGCGCAGCTGATCGAAGCGGGGGCGATTCCCGTCGGCAAGACGAACCTCGACCAGTTCGCGACGGGGCTTGTCGGGACGCGTTCACCCTATGGCGCCTGCCGCAACAGCATCGACCCCGCCTACATCTCCGGCGGTTCCAGTTCGGGGAGCGCCATCAGCGTCGCCCTGGAGATGGCGGCCTTCTCTCTGGGGACGGATACGGCGGGATCGGGACGCGTTCCGGCGGCCTTTAACAACCTTGTGGGCGTCAAGCCCTCCAAGGGGGTATTAAGCACCTCCGGTGTCGTGCCGGCGTGCCGCAGCCTCGACTGCGTCTCCATCTTTGCCCTCAACACCGAGGACGCCAAAGCGGTCTTTGACATCGCATGCGCTTTTGACGCCGCGGACCCCTACAGCCGCAAGATGCCGAAGACAGGAGGTACAGCGGAAAAAACGATGCGCTTTGCCGTACCGCTGCCGTCGCAGCTGAAGTTCTTCGGGGACAGCGAGGCGGAGGCGCTCTTCAACGCGGCGGTAGCCCGCTTCGAATCCATGGGGTATACGGCGGTCGAAACGGATTTCTCACCGATGCTCGACGCGGCGAACCTGCTCTATTCGGGTCCCTGGGTCGCCGAACGCTATATCGCGACGAAACAGATTATGGACGAAACGCCCGAGCAGGTATTGGACGTCACCCGTTCGATCATCGAACAGGGACGTGACAAGAGTGCAGAGGCGTATTTCAATGCCGAATACCGTCTCAAAGCCTACAAGCGCCACTCCGAACAGATGCTCGAGGGGACGGATTTCGCCCTGACTCCGACGACGGGGACCATTTACACCATCGAGGCGGTCAACGCCGACCCGGTGCAGCTGAACACGAACCTCGGCTACTACACCAATTTTATGAACCTGCTTGACTTCGCCGCCTACGCGGTACCGGCCGGCTTCCGCCCCAACGGGCTCCCCTTCGGCGTCACGCTCTTCGGCGACGCCTTTGAAGACCGCCGTCTGATGGACGTCGGCGAAGCTTTTGTTGCGGAGGCACCCCGTGGCTAA
- a CDS encoding sugar phosphate isomerase/epimerase family protein, whose amino-acid sequence MELQRYKTMWGFTGDFETACAEALAAGFDGIEGPAPESSSQRAYWKACLEKYGLHYIAEAVTGGDYVPRRDLGVEGHLDDLNAILARSAELSPRFVTCIGGLDAWSEAESLRFFKEGMKLAERYGLQISFETHRSRSLFNPWVTRRIVEALPAISLTADISHWCVVCERQMDSERETIEAIAPNVKHIHARVGYDQGPQVPHPAAPEYAYALEAHQAAWERFWEAQYHRGFAISTMTPEFGPDGYLHTLPFTQAPVADLWELNQWMGDTERLHFQRHMAKAAA is encoded by the coding sequence ATGGAACTGCAGCGTTATAAAACCATGTGGGGCTTTACGGGGGATTTCGAAACCGCCTGTGCCGAAGCCCTTGCGGCGGGGTTCGATGGGATCGAAGGGCCGGCACCCGAATCCTCCTCCCAGCGTGCCTACTGGAAAGCGTGTCTTGAAAAGTACGGCCTGCACTATATCGCCGAGGCGGTAACCGGGGGCGATTACGTCCCGCGTCGTGATCTCGGTGTCGAGGGGCACCTGGATGACCTCAACGCGATTCTCGCGCGGAGTGCGGAACTCTCCCCGCGCTTTGTGACCTGCATCGGCGGGCTGGACGCCTGGAGTGAGGCGGAGAGCCTGCGCTTTTTCAAAGAGGGGATGAAACTGGCGGAGCGCTACGGCCTGCAGATCAGTTTTGAGACCCACCGCAGCCGCAGCCTCTTCAACCCTTGGGTGACGCGCCGGATCGTTGAAGCGTTGCCGGCGATCTCCCTGACGGCCGATATCAGCCACTGGTGCGTCGTCTGCGAACGGCAGATGGACAGCGAACGCGAGACCATCGAGGCGATCGCGCCGAACGTGAAACATATCCATGCCCGCGTCGGTTACGACCAGGGGCCGCAGGTCCCGCACCCGGCGGCACCGGAGTATGCCTATGCCCTGGAGGCGCACCAGGCGGCCTGGGAACGTTTCTGGGAAGCGCAGTACCACCGCGGCTTCGCGATATCGACGATGACGCCGGAGTTCGGCCCCGACGGCTATCTGCATACGCTCCCCTTCACCCAGGCCCCGGTGGCCGATCTGTGGGAACTCAACCAGTGGATGGGCGACACGGAACGGCTCCATTTTCAGCGCCATATGGCAAAGGCGGCGGCATGA
- the tgt gene encoding tRNA guanosine(34) transglycosylase Tgt, which translates to MTFTLEATSGNARAATIETAHSTIQTPVFMPVGTVGSVKSLDMQDMAELLGAKIILANTYHMYLRPGDDSVAKLGGLHKFTTYPNSFLTDSGGFQAFSLSDISKADANGIEFRSHIDGSKHYFTPEKVLDIQYNLGSDIMMILDDLVALPATRERIALSIDRTTQWAKQSIDYHRRKQQEGIGVNQNIFAIIQGGIDKEFRAKSATELCALDYDGFAIGGLSVGESNADMYDTVAHTLQYMPTDKPRYLMGVGTPEDLIENIDRGVDMFDCVMPTRNARNATLFTSFGKINIKAARYKYDEAPVDDACDCYTCRRYSRAYLNHLYRAKELTYFRLASIHNLHYYLNLMRQAREAILEGRWSDFKAEFYRKREG; encoded by the coding sequence ATGACATTTACCCTCGAAGCGACCAGCGGAAACGCCCGGGCCGCCACCATTGAGACGGCCCACTCCACCATCCAGACCCCGGTCTTCATGCCCGTGGGAACCGTCGGCAGCGTCAAATCCCTTGACATGCAGGATATGGCCGAACTTTTAGGCGCCAAGATCATCCTCGCCAATACCTATCACATGTACCTGCGCCCGGGCGACGACAGCGTCGCGAAACTCGGCGGTCTGCATAAATTCACGACCTACCCCAACAGCTTCCTCACCGACAGCGGCGGTTTCCAGGCCTTCAGCCTCAGCGACATCTCAAAGGCCGACGCGAACGGCATCGAGTTCCGCAGCCACATCGACGGCTCCAAGCACTACTTTACCCCCGAGAAGGTACTCGACATCCAATACAACCTCGGCAGCGACATCATGATGATCCTGGACGACCTCGTCGCCCTGCCCGCCACCCGCGAACGCATCGCCCTCTCCATCGACCGCACGACCCAGTGGGCGAAGCAGTCCATCGACTACCACCGCCGAAAACAGCAAGAGGGTATCGGCGTCAACCAGAACATCTTCGCCATCATCCAGGGCGGCATCGACAAGGAGTTCCGCGCCAAATCCGCGACGGAACTCTGCGCCCTCGACTATGACGGCTTCGCCATCGGCGGCCTCTCCGTCGGCGAGAGCAACGCGGACATGTACGACACCGTCGCGCATACTCTCCAGTACATGCCCACGGACAAGCCCCGTTACCTGATGGGCGTCGGGACGCCCGAGGACCTGATCGAGAACATCGACCGCGGCGTCGACATGTTCGACTGCGTCATGCCGACGCGCAACGCCCGCAACGCGACGCTCTTTACCAGCTTCGGCAAGATCAACATCAAGGCTGCCCGGTACAAATACGACGAAGCGCCCGTCGACGACGCGTGCGACTGCTACACCTGCCGCCGCTACAGCCGCGCCTATCTTAACCATCTCTACCGCGCGAAGGAGCTCACCTACTTCCGCCTCGCCTCCATCCACAACCTGCACTACTACCTGAATCTGATGCGCCAGGCGCGCGAAGCGATCCTCGAAGGGCGTTGGAGCGATTTCAAAGCCGAGTTCTACCGCAAACGCGAGGGGTAA
- a CDS encoding allophanate hydrolase-related protein has product MAKTIEIAVCGAHMRGLPLNHQLTELDATFVTATSTVKGYRLFDVPEKVPPRPGMVRDSEAQSSVTLEVWSMPLEHFGAFMVQIASPLCIGTVQLEDGSDVYGFLCEADALKGAEEITAFGGWREYLASTPR; this is encoded by the coding sequence GTGGCTAAGACGATCGAGATCGCCGTCTGCGGCGCGCACATGCGTGGTCTGCCGCTCAACCACCAGTTGACGGAGCTGGACGCAACCTTTGTGACGGCGACAAGCACGGTAAAAGGGTACCGCCTCTTTGATGTGCCGGAGAAAGTGCCGCCGCGGCCGGGGATGGTCCGCGACAGTGAGGCACAGAGCAGCGTCACCCTTGAAGTGTGGTCGATGCCGCTGGAGCATTTCGGCGCGTTTATGGTCCAGATCGCTTCGCCGCTCTGTATCGGCACCGTGCAGCTCGAAGACGGCAGCGACGTATACGGCTTCTTGTGCGAGGCCGATGCGCTCAAAGGTGCCGAAGAGATCACTGCCTTCGGCGGCTGGCGGGAGTACCTCGCTTCAACGCCGCGCTGA
- a CDS encoding DMT family transporter, with product MRSHLPVVVLLGASVLWGLTWLPLKQINSMGIDGIALTMGAYGILALLLTPVLMAQFSQWREHKRAMGMILLFGGGANLAFTYALINGEVIRVMVLFYLLPVWGVLGGKFFLREGVDLWRWLGAALAVTGAFVILGGFDALSGAPSWIDLIALLSGLLFAMNNLVFRAAAAVPVASKITVMFYGCLILAGALLGLGVEQLPYDAAPEAWFALAAYALLWLLLANIGSQWGVTHMEAGRSSIIIIMELITAVISATLIAGERMDAMEMIGGVLILAAALIEALRTKEDDLPETTI from the coding sequence ATGAGATCGCACCTGCCTGTCGTCGTGCTGCTCGGCGCGTCGGTCCTTTGGGGGCTTACCTGGCTGCCGCTCAAACAGATCAATAGCATGGGCATAGACGGCATCGCACTGACGATGGGGGCCTACGGCATCCTTGCCCTCCTGCTGACGCCGGTGCTCATGGCGCAATTTTCGCAGTGGCGCGAACATAAGCGGGCGATGGGAATGATCCTGCTTTTCGGCGGGGGTGCGAACCTTGCGTTTACCTATGCCCTGATCAACGGCGAGGTGATCCGCGTCATGGTGCTCTTCTACCTGCTGCCCGTCTGGGGCGTGCTCGGCGGGAAGTTCTTCCTGCGTGAAGGCGTCGATCTCTGGCGCTGGCTCGGTGCCGCCCTGGCGGTCACGGGTGCCTTTGTCATTCTCGGCGGTTTCGACGCCCTCAGCGGTGCCCCGTCATGGATCGACCTGATCGCGCTGCTTTCGGGCTTGCTCTTCGCGATGAACAACCTGGTTTTCCGCGCGGCGGCAGCGGTCCCGGTCGCATCGAAGATCACGGTGATGTTCTACGGCTGCCTGATCCTGGCCGGTGCACTGCTCGGACTGGGCGTGGAACAGCTCCCCTATGACGCAGCTCCCGAAGCGTGGTTTGCCCTCGCGGCTTACGCGTTGCTGTGGCTGCTGCTGGCCAACATCGGTTCCCAGTGGGGCGTGACGCATATGGAAGCGGGGCGCTCCTCCATCATCATTATCATGGAGCTGATCACCGCCGTTATCTCCGCGACGCTGATCGCGGGAGAGCGCATGGACGCCATGGAGATGATCGGCGGCGTGCTGATCCTCGCGGCGGCGCTGATCGAGGCGCTGCGTACCAAAGAGGACGATCTCCCCGAGACGACGATATAA
- a CDS encoding COG3400 family protein, with protein sequence MKKILIITDCTIGEHLVERAIEAYSKDNLYYVIQMKERSYENAGPDRFKFFTFDPTSRYKLSNVLKMEFVQIMLVMSSRADAVNTLENIRADKPSVRVIMLDQWDLKIDDPNTLTIDVNDQLSARLIDYLPNVPVIAQNVGLGEGEVMEVLVPFGSAYVYRHVGAIEQSQWRIAGIYRDQRLILPTERTLIHPNDLLLLVGEPDVLISIYRSFKRELGHFPAPYGSSIYLFFDMDVDRAEDIVPMLRKTLYVQERLRRKLYIRVTNPGDLDVLREIKAMRSSDVEVMIDYDRRGEVYLLSNDKRHVHAGFIIVSRKLFGIDAVRKVLYDLKVPVLKMASGQMHNVKRAVMLLSESEDVEKITTTMFDMASQMEWMIELLEYQQDDNSFKEQVEQYYQNLSAIFSQSVSIRKSTDNPLRMLKKEERFVQCIPFSETVMQRPVLTLFSTDLQGLSFHLDHFHQLFIPVL encoded by the coding sequence ATGAAAAAAATTCTCATCATCACGGATTGCACGATCGGCGAGCATCTCGTCGAGCGTGCCATCGAAGCCTATTCCAAAGACAATCTTTACTACGTCATCCAGATGAAGGAGCGCAGTTACGAGAATGCCGGTCCGGACCGCTTCAAATTCTTTACCTTCGACCCGACGAGCCGTTACAAGCTCAGCAACGTATTGAAGATGGAGTTCGTGCAGATCATGCTGGTGATGAGCAGCCGCGCGGACGCCGTGAATACCCTTGAGAACATCCGGGCCGACAAGCCCTCCGTCCGCGTCATCATGCTGGACCAGTGGGACCTCAAAATCGACGACCCGAACACGCTCACCATCGACGTCAACGACCAGCTCTCCGCCCGCCTCATCGATTATCTCCCCAACGTCCCCGTGATCGCCCAGAACGTCGGGCTCGGCGAAGGGGAGGTGATGGAGGTGCTGGTCCCATTCGGCAGCGCCTATGTCTACCGCCATGTCGGTGCCATCGAGCAGTCGCAGTGGCGCATTGCCGGCATCTACCGCGACCAGCGGCTGATCCTGCCGACCGAACGGACCCTGATACACCCCAACGACCTGCTGCTCCTTGTCGGCGAACCGGACGTACTGATCTCCATCTACCGATCTTTCAAGCGGGAACTGGGGCACTTTCCCGCCCCCTACGGCAGCTCAATTTACCTCTTTTTCGACATGGATGTGGACCGCGCGGAGGATATCGTCCCGATGCTGCGCAAAACCCTTTACGTGCAGGAGCGCCTCCGCCGCAAGCTCTACATCCGTGTCACCAACCCCGGCGACCTGGACGTGCTGCGCGAAATCAAGGCTATGCGCTCTTCGGATGTCGAGGTGATGATCGACTATGACCGCCGGGGCGAGGTCTACCTGCTCAGTAATGACAAACGCCATGTCCATGCGGGCTTCATTATCGTTTCACGGAAGCTTTTCGGGATCGACGCCGTGCGCAAAGTGCTCTACGATCTCAAGGTCCCGGTGCTGAAAATGGCCTCAGGACAGATGCACAACGTCAAACGCGCGGTCATGCTGCTCTCCGAGTCCGAGGATGTCGAGAAGATCACCACCACGATGTTCGATATGGCGTCGCAGATGGAGTGGATGATCGAGCTGCTGGAGTACCAGCAGGACGACAACAGCTTCAAAGAGCAGGTGGAGCAGTACTACCAGAACCTCTCCGCGATCTTCTCACAGTCCGTCTCCATCCGCAAAAGTACGGACAACCCACTGCGCATGCTCAAAAAAGAGGAGCGATTCGT